The following nucleotide sequence is from Pseudonocardia abyssalis.
GAAGCGGACGTTCCAGGCGCTGCGGATCGAGGTCAACGCCGAGCTGGAGGCACTGCGTGGGGCGCTGCCCGCCGCACTCGACGCGCTCGCGGTCGGCGGCCGCCTGGTCGTGCTGTCCTACCACTCGCTGGAGGACCGGATGGTCAAGCGTGAGCTGGCCGGGCGGTCCACCTCTCGCACGCCGGTGGACCTGCCCGTCGAGCTGCCCGACCACGGGCCCGAGCTGCGGTTGCTGACGCGCGGGTCGGAGCAGGCGGGCGACGAGGAGATCGCGGACAACCCGAGGGCCGCCTCGGTGCGTCTGCGGGCGGCGGAACGGATCGGGGGGAGCGCAGCATGAGCACGAGGGTGGGTAAGCGATGAGTGCACCGGTGACCGAGCGTTCGAAGGTGCGCACCGCGCCGCGGCCGGCGCGCGCGCCCAAGCCGGCGGTGATCCCCGCCCAGCGGGGGGCACCCGCGGCCCAGCGGGCCTACGCGAAGCGCGACGAGCGGCTGCGCCGCCTCGTCGGAGGGGTGCGCCCCGCGCGGTCCGGGCCGTCGACCCGGCGTGCGCAGTTCGTGCTGCTGGTGATGGTCCTCCTCGGTGTCGGTCTGGTGACGACGCTGTGGCTCTCGACGGCCGCGGCGGCCGACTCCTACCGGCTGCAGGCCGCCCGCGACGAGGCCGGCTCGATGACCGAGCAGGTCGAGCGGCTCCGCCGGGAGGTCGCCGTCGCGGCGTCCGCCCCCGAGCTCGCCCGCCGGGCGTCGGAGATGGGGATGGTGCCGGTGCAGGACCCGGCCCGGCTCGTCGTCGGCGAGGACGGGGCGGTCACGGTCGTCGGGGATCCGCTGGTGGCCCGCGCGCCCGCCCCGCCCGTCGTGGCGGCCCCGCCGGCGGCACCGGTCCCGGTGGACCCGAACGCACCTGTGGACCCGAACGCACCTGTGGACCCGAACGCGGCGCCGGTGGACCCGAACGCCGCCGTCGACCCGAACCCCGCCGTCGACCCGAACGCGGCCCTCGACCCCGACCTGGCGGCCGGGGTCGCCCCCGCCGTGGCCGAGCCGGCCGCCCAGCCCGCGGCCGACCAGCCCGCCTCCGACCCGGCGGTGGTCGACCCCGCGGCCGGCACCGACACCACAGGCACCGACACCACAGGCACCGACACCGCAGGCACCGACACCGCGGCCGCGGGCTGATGCCCTCCGCCCCGCCCCGGACCCGGCCCGGCGGAGCAGCCCGCACCGCACCCACCGCGCGCAAGGCGCCGCCGCGGCGCCCGCCGCCGCGCACCCGTGACCACAACGCCCGGTTCAAGGTCGGCCGGATCGTGCTCGTCGTGGCGCTGGGGCTGGCCACGCTCAAGCTCGTCACGGTGCAGACCGTGCAGGCCTCCGAGCTGACGGCGGCCGCGGAGCGCCAGCGCACCGTCGAGCTGGAGGTGCCCGCCGAGCGCGGCTCGATCCTGGACCGCGCGGGCACCCCGCTGGCGTTCAGCGTCGAGGCGCGGGCGCTGGTCGCGAACCCGCGCACGATCGCCCGCACCCTCGGTGACGGCACCGCGTCGATGGTCCAGGAGATGGCCACCGCCGTCGCCGCGTCGACGGGGCAGGACCGCCAGGAGCTCGTCGACAAGCTCAGTGCCGACCGCGGCTACGTCGTGCTCGCCGAGTACGTCGACCCCGACGTGGCCCGTGACCTGCGCGAACGCTTCCCGTTGATCGCCGAGGAGTACCGCGAGAAGCGGGAGTACCCGGGCGGTTCCCTGGCGTCGAGCATCGTCGGCTTCTCCCGCTGGGACGCCGGCGAGGAGCGGATCACCGGGCGTGAGGGCCTGGAGAACTCCCAGGACAACCTGCTGGCCGGCTCGCCGGGACTGCGGGTCGTCGGGCAGGCCGAGGAGAGCGCGGCGGAGATCCCGGGCAGCACGCAGTTCGAGCGGCCCGTCGTGCCCGGCTCGGACCTGCAGCTCACGCTCGACTCCGACCTGCAGTTCACCGTGCAGCGCGCGCTCGCCGACGAGGTGGCGCGCACCGGGGCGGGGGAGTCCTCCTCGGCCGTGGTGCTCGACGTCGCGACCGGGCAGGTGCTCGCGCTGGCCAACGGCGGCGACGCCGACCGCTCCACCGGCACCGGTGGCGGAAACCCGGCCGTGACCAGCCCGTTCGAGCCGGGATCGGTGAACAAGGTCGTCACGATGGCCGCGGCGCTGGAGTTCGGCGTCGCCACCCCGGACGAGGTTCTCTCCGTGCCCGGCACGATCGACGTGGCCGACCGGACGATCAAGGACGCCTGGGACCACGGCGTCGAGAACTACACGCTCACCGGCGTGCTCGCGAAGTCCTCCAACGTCGGCACGATCATGACCGCGCAGCGCGTCGGCGAGGACCGCTTCGCCGCGATGCTCGCCGCGTTCGGGGTCGGTGTGCGCACCGAGGTCGGCCTGCCGGGCGAGAGCGCCGGATCGGTGCCGGCGCGCGAGGCGTGGTCCGGCTCGACGTTC
It contains:
- a CDS encoding peptidoglycan D,D-transpeptidase FtsI family protein — encoded protein: MPSAPPRTRPGGAARTAPTARKAPPRRPPPRTRDHNARFKVGRIVLVVALGLATLKLVTVQTVQASELTAAAERQRTVELEVPAERGSILDRAGTPLAFSVEARALVANPRTIARTLGDGTASMVQEMATAVAASTGQDRQELVDKLSADRGYVVLAEYVDPDVARDLRERFPLIAEEYREKREYPGGSLASSIVGFSRWDAGEERITGREGLENSQDNLLAGSPGLRVVGQAEESAAEIPGSTQFERPVVPGSDLQLTLDSDLQFTVQRALADEVARTGAGESSSAVVLDVATGQVLALANGGDADRSTGTGGGNPAVTSPFEPGSVNKVVTMAAALEFGVATPDEVLSVPGTIDVADRTIKDAWDHGVENYTLTGVLAKSSNVGTIMTAQRVGEDRFAAMLAAFGVGVRTEVGLPGESAGSVPAREAWSGSTFGNLPIGQGLSMTVLQMAGMYQAIANDGVRIPPRIVAGTIGPDGLRTPTPAPESTRVVSPETAAQVRTMLTAVTQDARGQRGTGPQAAVPGYQVAGKTGTAQQVDPDCACYSRSSYWITFAGMIPAQDPRYVIAIMLDAPVGGSSAAPLFHDIASYLAQREGLPVSAEPAPVQTLVAP